One genomic window of Trichomycterus rosablanca isolate fTriRos1 chromosome 1, fTriRos1.hap1, whole genome shotgun sequence includes the following:
- the kcnj11l gene encoding potassium inwardly rectifying channel subfamily J member 11, like: MLARKGLLPEGFLLTRLAEDSTQPNRFRTKSQRARFITKSGSCNVAHKNIREQGRFLQDVFTTMVDLKWQHSLLIFTSAFLCSWMLFAMMWWLLAFAHGDLEPRDPNEPGPVPCVTAIHSFTSAFLFSIEVQVTIGFGGRMVTEECPLAIVVLIIQNILGLIINAVMLGCVFMKTAQANRRAETLIFSRNAVIAPRNGKPTLMFRVGDLRKSMIISATIQMQVIRRTVTAEGEVIPVCQLDIQVENPLRSNGIFLVSPLIISHTIDSGSPLYEVSAQSLATEDLEIIVILEGVVETTGITMQARTSYTPEEILWGRRFVSIMTEEDGRYSVDYSKFGNTVPVRMPALSAKELNQTRGVQDNGPHEGKPQGWGLVRAGRGGYRRTGGRACEDQPARPWYAPAEESEKVKEKNGQKKSVKLEVIGREVEEETMEDMSD; this comes from the exons ATGTTGGCCCGGAAAGGTTTGCTGCCTGAGGGATTTTTGTTGACCCGACTGGCTGAAGATTCCACCCAGCCTAACCGCTTCCGTACCAAATCACAGCGTGCCCGCTTTATAACCAAGAGTGGATCCTGCAATGTCGCTCATAAGAACATACGGGAACAG GGTCGGTTTCTTCAGGATGTCTTCACCACCATGGTGGACCTCAAATGGCAGCATTCCCTCCTTATATTTACctcagcatttctctgctcttGGATGCTCTTTGCCATGATGTGGTGGCTCTTGGCCTTTGCACACGGTGACCTGGAACCACGTGACCCAAATGAGCCTGGACCTGTTCCGTGTGTCACTGCCATACACTCTTTTACATCAGCATTTCTATTTTCTATCGAGGTGCAG GTGACCATTGGTTTTGGTGGAAGGATGGTGACAGAGGAGTGCCCACTGGCCATTGTAGTTCTGATTATCCAGAACATCTTGGGCCTTATTATTAATGCTGTTATGCTGGGCTGTGTGTTTATGAAGACAGCTCAGGCTAATCGCCGAGCAGAGACTCTCATCTTCTCCCGTAATGCTGTCATTGCCCCACGCAATGGCAAACCCACATTGATGTTTCGTGTTGGAGACCTGAGGAAGAGCATGATTATTTCAGCTACCATTCAAATGCAG GTAATTCGCAGAACGGTGACGGCAGAAGGAGAGGTGATTCCAGTCTGCCAGCTTGATATCCAGGTAGAAAACCCACTCAGAAGCAACGGCATTTTTCTTGTGTCACCACTCATCATCAGCCACACCATTGATAGTGGAAGTCCACTCTACGAGGTGTCTGCCCAGTCACTGGCCACAGAGGATCTGGAGATAATAGTCATACTTGAAG GTGTTGTAGAGACTACTGGCATCACTATGCAGGCACGCACATCCTACACTCCAGAAGAGATTCTCTGGGGACGCCGCTTCGTCTCCATCATGACAGAGGAGGACGGCCGTTACTCTGTGGACTACTCTAAATTTGGTAACACAGTACCAGTGCGTATGCCCGCCCTCAGTGCTAAAGAGCTAAACCAGACAAGAGGAGTGCAGGATAATGGCCCACACGAGGGCAAGCCTCAAGGATGGGGGCTGGTGCGGGCAGGACGTGGCGGGTACAGGAGGACTGGGGGGCGAGCCTGTGAAGACCAGCCTGCTCGGCCCTGGTATGCTCCGGCAGAGGAGAGTGAGAAGGTTAAAGAAAAGAATGGTCAGAAGAAGTCGGTGAAATTAGAGGTGATTGGACGAGAGGTTGAGGAGGAAACCATGGAGGATATGAGTGATTAA